The nucleotide window TCTGTTCACCTTCGACTTCCGAAACGTGCACTTCGTCCGGGTTGTCCACAAGGGACTTGGCAATGTACTCAATCATCTCTTTCAACATGACGTCACCTCCGTGTAGGCGCATCGCCGTGCGCCATGAGTCTCAGCTGCCAAACCGGTCCGGACCACGCGGGGGCTGTCGGCTCCCCGCACAAGAGGCGTACGCTACTTGCCGGCCTTTTTCAGCAGGGAACGAACGGTGTTGCTGGGCTCGGCGCCCTTGGCAAGCCACTGTTCGATCTTGTCCATATCGAGCTTGATGTCGTTGGGCTCGACCATCGGGTTGTAATGCCCGAGGTATTCAACAGGGCGTCCGTCGCGACGGGCAGCGGAATCCAGGGCCACCACGCGGTAGAAGGGACGCTTCTTGGAACCCATACGGGTCAGTCTGATTTTCATAGCCATGATACTTATTCTCCCAATAGTTTTTTCATACGTTTTTGCACAGTTTATAGCAAGATGATATAATTATAAGGTGAGAGGTCCAGCACACCGATTGGCCCTCAAAACCTCTTAATTCCCTGTTATTTTTTCTTTTTCTTCTTTTTATTTTTTTTCTTGTTCAATTTCTTTTTCTGGCGTTCCTTGAGGGTTTTCTTGGACAGATCCCTGCGGCCCCCCTCTTCCTCGCCCATTCCCGGCATTCCGCCCATTCCGGGCATTCCGCCCATGGCGTCCATGTCCGGCATCCCGCCGCCACCGGCCAGGCCCTTGAGCCTGCCCAGCATACCTTTCTGCTTCTTGCCCTTGCCGCCGCCCATCATGGCCTGCATGACCTTGCTCATCTGCTTGAAATTCTTGATGAGCACATTGACGTCGGCGACCTTGAAGCCTGAGCCCTTGGCGATGCGTTCCTTGCGGCTCTGGTTGATCAGGGACGGCTGGCGGCGTTCCTTCAGGGTCATGGAGGAGATGATCGCCTCGGTGCGCTTCATCTCGTCCTCGGGCATGGCGTTGTCGCCCATCTGCTTCATGATGTTGCCCATGCCGGGGATCATCTTGAGCAGCCCTTCCATGCTCCCGAGCTTCTTGAGCTTCTTCATGTGGCCGAGGAAGTCCTCGAAGTCGAACTCCGCCTTGGCCATCTTCTCGGCCATGGCCTTGGCCTCATCCTCGTCGATCTCGCTCTGGGCCTTCTCGATGAGCGTCATCATGTCGCCCATGCCGAGGATGCGCGAGGCGATGCGGTCGGGGTGGAAGAGCTCCAACTCGGAGAGCTTCTCGCCCACGCCCACGAACTTGACCGACCTGCCGGTCACGGACTTGATGGACAGGGCCGCGCCGCCTCGGGCGTCGCCGTCCATCTTGGTCAGGACCACGCCGGTGATGCCGAGCTTCTCATTGAAGGAGTCGGCGACGGTCACGGCGTCCTGGCCGGTCATGGCGTCGGCCACGAATAAAATTTCCTGGGGCGTGCATTCGCGCTTGATGTTCTCAAGCTCGTCCATCAACGTCTCGTCGATGTGCAGTCGGCCTGCGGTGTCGAAGAGCACCAGGTCGCAGCCCAGTTCCTCGGCCTTGACCAGCGCATCCTTGCAGATGTCCACCGGGTTCATGTCCGTGGTGGACGGATACACGGGCACGTCGAGCTGCTTGGCCAGGGTGTTCAACTGGTCGATGGCCGCCGGGCGATAGACGTCCGCCGGGACCAGGTACGGCTTGCGCCCATGCTGCTTGCGCAGGAAGAGCGCGATCTTGCCCGAGCTGGTGGTCTTACCCGAACCCTGCAGGCCGACCATCATCAGCTTGAGCGGCTTGGCCGCAAGGTCAAGGTCCTGCTGCTCGCCGCCCAGAAGCTCGATCAGCTCCTCGTTGACGATCTTGATGAAATGCTGGCCGGGCTCCAGCCCCTTGAGGACCTCGTCGCCCAGGGCGCGTTCCTTGACCTGGTCGACAAACCCCTTGACCACCTTGAAGTTGACGTCGGCTTCCAGCAACGCAAGGCGAACCTCGCGAAGGCCCTCCTTGATGTTATTTTCATCAAGGGTCTTTTTGCCGCCCAACTTCGAAAATGTGGAGCTGAGTCTATCTTGCAGGCTCTCGAACAACGATCCTATCTCCCGGATTTATCTCGGTTTCCGAAACTCACCCACGCGCAGAAATCCCATCCACCGCGGGCAAAGAGGTGGTTTGTTAAGCCAGATTAGTGAGATAGTCAAGCGCGGCAGGGCCGGACGAGCCGCTCGCCGTGCACATGCTGCACACCCTTGCCCGGGAGGAGGGCTTGGCGTAAAGGGGCTGCAAAACAGTTCAGGACATCCATGAAAAACACGCTCACCCCCTCCCGGTTCCGCCTGGCCGTCCAGGCCGGTTTCACCCTTTTCTGCCTCCATGCGGGCTACCGCTTCGTCGGCTTCGTGGCCTGGGTCTC belongs to Pseudodesulfovibrio portus and includes:
- the rpsP gene encoding 30S ribosomal protein S16, whose product is MAMKIRLTRMGSKKRPFYRVVALDSAARRDGRPVEYLGHYNPMVEPNDIKLDMDKIEQWLAKGAEPSNTVRSLLKKAGK
- the ffh gene encoding signal recognition particle protein; translated protein: MFESLQDRLSSTFSKLGGKKTLDENNIKEGLREVRLALLEADVNFKVVKGFVDQVKERALGDEVLKGLEPGQHFIKIVNEELIELLGGEQQDLDLAAKPLKLMMVGLQGSGKTTSSGKIALFLRKQHGRKPYLVPADVYRPAAIDQLNTLAKQLDVPVYPSTTDMNPVDICKDALVKAEELGCDLVLFDTAGRLHIDETLMDELENIKRECTPQEILFVADAMTGQDAVTVADSFNEKLGITGVVLTKMDGDARGGAALSIKSVTGRSVKFVGVGEKLSELELFHPDRIASRILGMGDMMTLIEKAQSEIDEDEAKAMAEKMAKAEFDFEDFLGHMKKLKKLGSMEGLLKMIPGMGNIMKQMGDNAMPEDEMKRTEAIISSMTLKERRQPSLINQSRKERIAKGSGFKVADVNVLIKNFKQMSKVMQAMMGGGKGKKQKGMLGRLKGLAGGGGMPDMDAMGGMPGMGGMPGMGEEEGGRRDLSKKTLKERQKKKLNKKKNKKKKKKK